The following coding sequences lie in one Lolium perenne isolate Kyuss_39 chromosome 2, Kyuss_2.0, whole genome shotgun sequence genomic window:
- the LOC127335075 gene encoding ubiquitin carboxyl-terminal hydrolase 4, giving the protein MVMGASGSKLEKALGDQFPEGERYFGLENFGNTCYCNSVLQALYFCTPFREQLLEYYTNNKNPGDAEENLLTCLADLFMQVSQSKKKTGVIAPKRFVQRVKKQNELFRSYMHQDAHEFLNFLLNELVDILEKESSAAKESPQSSSPEKVPNGVVHPLANGVKKEPPVTLVHKNFQGILTNETRCLRCETVTARDETFFDLSVDIEQNSSITSCLKNFSSTETLNAEDKFFCDKCCSLQEAQKRMKIKKAPQILVIHLKRFKYIEQLGRYKKLSYRVVFPMELKIGSTSDDVDTEYSLFAVVVHVGSGPNHGHYVSLVKSHNHWLFFDDENVEMVEESTLQTFFGSSHEYSGNTDHGYILFYEGLGGKS; this is encoded by the exons ATGGTCATGGGAGCCAGCGGCTCCAAGCTCGAGAAGGCACTCGGCGACCAGTTCCCGGAAGGCGAGCGCTACTTCGGACTCGAGAACTTCGGAAACACATGCTACTGCAACAGTGTACTCCAG GCACTTTATTTTTGCACTCCATTCAGGGAACAATTACTGGAGTATTATACGAACAATAAAAATCCTGGAGATGCAGAGGAAAATCTTTTGACTTGCTTGGCGGATCTTTTCATGCAG GTAAGCCAATCCAAGAAAAAGACAGGTGTTATTGCTCCAAAACGTTTTGTCCAAAGAGTGAAGAAACAGAACGAGTTGTTTCGAAGCTACATGCACCAG GATGCACATGAGTTCTTAAATTTTCTGTTGAATGAGCTTGTTGATATTCTGGAGAAAGAGTCTAGTGCTGCGAAGGAATCACCCCAGTCCTCATCTCCTGAAAAAGTTCCAAATGGTGTAGTTCACCCTCTGGCCAATGGAGTTAAGAAAGAGCCACCGGTTACCTTGGTCCATAAGAATTTTCAG GGCATACTGACCAATGAAACTAGATGCTTGAGATGTGAGACAGTAACTGCGAGGGACGAAACATTTTTTGATCTGAGTGTTGACATTGAGCAGAATAGTTCCATTACAAGCTGCCTGAAAAATTTCAGCTCCACAGAGACTTTAAATGCTGAGGACAAATTCTTCTGTGACAAATGCTGCAG TTTGCAAGAAGCACAGAAGAGAATGAAGATCAAGAAGGCTCCCCAAATATTGGTGATCCACCTAAAGCGCTTTAAGTATATTGAGCAGCTTGGCCGGTATAAGAAGCTTTCATATCGGGTTGTATTCCCCATGGAGCTGAAGATAGGTAGTACATCTGATGATGTAGATACTGAGTACTCTCTCTTTGCTGTCGTTGTCCATGTTGGGAGCGGTCCCAACCATGGCCATTACGTCAGCCTTGTTAAAAGCCACAACCACTGGTTGTTCTTCGATGATGAAAACGTGGAGATGGTTGAAGAGTCGACCCTGCAAACATTCTTCGGTTCCTCGCACGAGTACTCAGGCAACACAGATCATGGATACATCTTGTTTTACGAGGGCCTTGGTGGGAAGAGTTAG
- the LOC127335074 gene encoding cryptochrome-1 has translation MSVSSSSMCGGDAAGMKSVVWFRRDLRVEDNPALAAAARTAGEVVPAYVWSPEEDGPYFPGRVSRWWLSQSLKHLEASLQRLGAGKLVTRRSPDAVVALLQLVRDTGATHLFFNHLYDPISLVRDHRLKEMLAAEGIVVQSFNADLLYDPWEVNDDEGNPFNMFMPFWNRCLSMPYDPPAPLLPPKKINSGDLSMCPSDDLIFEDDSERGSNALLARAWSPGWQNADKALTAFLNGPLFDYSVNRKKADSANTSLLSPYLHFGELSVRKVFHLVRMKQLVWSNEGNHAAEESCTLFLRSIGLREYSRYLCFNHPCSHEKPLLAHLRFFPWIVNECTFKFWRQGRTGYPLVDAGMRELWATGWLHDRIRVVVSSFFVKVLQLPWRWGMKYFWDTLLDADLESDALGWQYISGSLPDSRELDHIDNPQFEGYKFDPHGEYVRRWLPELARLPTEWIHHPWDAPASVLQAAGVELGSNYPLPIVELDAAKARLQEALSEMWQLEAASRAAMDTGMEEGLGDSSDVPLIEFPQDLQMEVHWEPARVTANVPTTAQRRQDQMVPTMTASLNRVETEVSADLGNSQDSRAEVPSRMHFEQRTEGQEMIRSTGNAVRTNGIHHHNNFQQPQHRMRNVFATSVSEASSSWTGREGGVVPVWSPPAASGHSETYAADEDDVSSRSYLDRHPQSHLMMNWSQLSQSLTTGRDVENSVQPNFIG, from the exons ATGTCGGTCTCCTCCTCGTCGATGTGCGGCGGGGACGCCGCCGGGATGAAGAGCGTGGTCTGGTTCCGGAGGGACCTCAGGGTGGAGGACAACCcggcgctggcggcggcggcgcgcaccGCCGGGGAGGTGGTGCCGGCGTACgtctggtcgccggaggaggacggGCCCTACTTCCCGGGCCGCGTGTCGCGGTGGTGGCTCAGCCAGAGCCTCAAGCACCTGGAGGCCTCGCTCCAACGCCTCGGCGCTGGCAAGCTCGTCACGCGGAGGTCGCCCGACGCCGTCGTCGCGCTGCTCCAGCTCGTCCGCGACACCGGCGCCACGCACCTCTTCTTCAACCACCTCTACG ATCCGATCTCGCTGGTCAGGGACCACAGGCTGAAGGAGATGCTGGCGGCGGAGGGCATCGTCGTGCAATCTTTCAATGCGGATCTTCTCTATGATCCATGGGAGGTCAACGATGATGAAGGCAATCCATTCAACATGTTCATGCCGTTCTGGAATAGGTGCTTGAGTATGCCGTATGATCCCCCAGCACCACTGCTGCCCCCTAAGAAGATCAACTCAG GTGACTTATCGATGTGCCCATCGGACGATCTGATCTTCGAGGATGACTCCGAGAGGGGAAGCAATGCGCTTCTCGCACGAGCATGGTCACCAGGCTGGCAGAACGCTGATAAGGCGCTAACTGCCTTCCTGAATGGCCCTTTGTTTGACTACTCAGTGAACCGCAAGAAAGCAGATAGCGCAAACACCTCCCTCCTATCACCTTACCTGCATTTTGGGGAGCTGAGTGTGCGCAAGGTCTTCCACCTTGTTCGAATGAAGCAACTCGTATGGAGCAACGAGGGCAACCACGCAGCTGAGGAGAGCTGCACCCTGTTCCTGCGTTCCATTGGTCTCCGAGAGTACTCGCGGTATCTTTGCTTCAATCATCCGTGCAGCCATGAGAAGCCCCTCCTTGCACACCTCAGATTCTTCCCCTGGATCGTTAATGAGTGTACCTTCAAGTTTTGGCGCCAGGGAAGGACTGGTTACCCTCTTGTTGATGCTGGCATGAGGGAGCTGTGGGCAACAGGGTGGTTACATGATCGTATACGTGTGGTGGTGTCAAGCTTTTTCGTCAAGGTCCTTCAACTACCATGGCGATGGGGGATGAAATACTTTTGGGACACTTTACTGGATGCTGATCTTGAGAGTGACGCGCTAGGTTGGCAGTACATTTCTGGCTCTCTCCCTGATAGCCGAGAGCTCGACCACATTGACAACCCTCAG TTTGAAGGCTACAAGTTCGATCCACATGGGGAATACGTCCGACGATGGCTTCCTGAACTTGCAAGGCTGCCAACAGAATGGATACACCACCCATGGGATGCACCTGCGTCTGTACTgcaagctgcaggagttgagttaGGCTCCAATTATCCTCTCCCCATAGTTGAGCTAGATGCAGCCAAAGCCAGGCTGCAAGAAGCCCTATCAGAAATGTGGCAGCTTGAGGCAGCATCTAGGGCCGCAATGGACACTGGGATGGAGGAAGGCCTTGGCGACTCCTCGGATGTGCCACTAATCGAATTTCCCCAAGATTTACAGATGGAGGTTCATTGGGAACCAGCCAGGGTAACGGCCAATGTGCCCACGACTGCACAGAGACGTCAGGACCAGATGGTGCCCACCATGACAGCTTCACTGAACAGAGTTGAAACAGAAGTTTCTGCTGATTTAGGGAATAGCCAGGATAGTAGGGCAGAGGTACCATCCCGTATGCATTTTGAGCAACGAACTGAGGGGCAGGAAATGATCCGTAGCACAGGAAATGCTGTTAGAACCAATGGCATTCACCATCACAATAACTTCCAGCAACCACAGCACCGTATGAGAAACGTTTTTGCGACATCTGTGTCAGAAGCGTCAAGTAGCTGGACCGGGCGAGAAGGTGGTGTGGTCCCAGTTTGGTCGCCTCCTGCAGCATCAGGCCATTCCGAAACTTATGCAGCTGATGAAGATGATGTTTCTAGTAGGAGTTATTTGGATAGGCATCCTCAGTCGCACCTGATGATGAACTGGAGTCAGCTATCACAGTCATT GACAACAGGCAGGGATGTGGAAAATTCAGTGCAGCCAAATTTCATTGGTTAG